A genomic region of Pseudomonas sp. KU43P contains the following coding sequences:
- a CDS encoding NAD(P)H nitroreductase codes for MEALDALLNRVSVPRLTEPAPNAAQREALFQAALRAPDHGQLRPWRFLTIEGQGREKLGELFAEALQRKGEASQAALDKARAMPLRAPLLIVVIAKLQEHFKVPKSEQRLAAGCAAHGILIAAHAQGIGAVWRTGDMAFDPFVHKGLGMAENEEVIGYLYVGTPMAEPRTAPVLETAEYVSAWGE; via the coding sequence ATGGAGGCTCTCGACGCATTGCTCAACCGTGTTTCCGTGCCACGTCTGACCGAACCGGCGCCTAATGCCGCCCAGCGCGAGGCGCTGTTCCAGGCGGCGCTGCGGGCACCTGATCACGGCCAGTTGCGGCCGTGGCGCTTTCTGACCATCGAGGGTCAGGGCCGCGAGAAGCTCGGAGAGCTGTTCGCCGAAGCGCTGCAGCGCAAGGGCGAGGCGAGCCAGGCGGCGTTGGACAAGGCCCGTGCGATGCCATTGCGCGCGCCGTTGTTGATCGTGGTGATTGCCAAGCTGCAGGAGCACTTCAAGGTACCCAAGTCGGAGCAGCGCCTGGCAGCAGGCTGCGCGGCCCACGGTATCCTGATTGCGGCCCATGCCCAGGGTATCGGCGCGGTGTGGCGTACCGGCGACATGGCCTTCGATCCCTTTGTGCACAAGGGGCTGGGGATGGCCGAGAACGAGGAAGTGATCGGCTACCTGTATGTGGGGACGCCGATGGCCGAGCCGCGCACGGCGCCGGTGCTGGAGACCGCTGAGTACGTCAGCGCCTGGGGCGAGTAA
- a CDS encoding HAMP domain-containing sensor histidine kinase, with protein MLLRSLFWRILASFWLAITLVAGLSILLGHMLNQDAWILSRHPGLNTLASHWAKHYEQDGLEASQAFLERRKQRYKIDVQVLDDSGTAVVPGTFPRRAAAFEARQHNDQRRLPWRRLTEEYTSPESGETYLLIYRIPHPELDAWHRESLLWPLSALGIALVVLTLFSLLVTLSITRPLSRLRGAVHDLGQASYQQNSLARLAARRDEFGVLAKDFNKMGARLQSLIGSQRQLLRDVSHELRSPLARLRIALALAERAEADQRQALWPRLTRECDRLEDLISEILTLARVDAEQAHAEPVDLNALLGSVRKDAQLSAPEQEVRLEAQPGLTLQGWPTLIERAVDNLLRNALRFNPQGQPIEVRGGREQDRIVVSVRDHGPGVAAEHLAQLGEPFFRAPGQDAAGHGLGLAIARKAAERHGGSLVLENHPQGGFVARLELPVRVTTI; from the coding sequence GTGCTCTTGCGTTCTCTGTTCTGGCGCATCCTGGCCAGCTTCTGGCTGGCCATCACCCTGGTCGCCGGCCTGTCGATCCTGCTGGGCCACATGCTCAATCAGGACGCCTGGATCCTCAGCCGCCACCCTGGCCTGAACACCCTGGCCAGCCACTGGGCCAAGCACTATGAACAGGACGGCCTGGAAGCCTCGCAGGCGTTCCTGGAGCGCCGCAAGCAGCGCTACAAGATCGACGTGCAGGTGCTCGACGACAGCGGCACCGCCGTGGTGCCCGGCACCTTCCCGCGCCGAGCGGCAGCCTTCGAAGCCCGCCAGCACAACGACCAACGCCGCCTGCCGTGGCGCCGCCTGACCGAGGAATACACCAGCCCCGAGAGCGGTGAAACCTACCTGCTGATCTATCGGATCCCCCACCCTGAACTGGACGCCTGGCACCGCGAAAGCCTGCTCTGGCCGCTGAGCGCCCTGGGGATCGCCTTGGTAGTGTTGACCCTGTTCAGCCTGCTGGTGACCCTGTCCATCACCCGGCCACTGAGCCGCCTGCGCGGTGCGGTCCATGACCTCGGCCAAGCCAGCTACCAGCAGAACAGCCTGGCGCGACTGGCCGCCCGGCGTGATGAATTTGGCGTGCTGGCCAAGGACTTCAACAAGATGGGTGCCCGCCTGCAGAGCCTGATCGGCAGCCAGCGCCAGTTGCTGCGCGACGTATCTCACGAGCTGCGCTCACCCCTGGCCCGCCTGCGCATCGCCTTGGCGCTGGCCGAGCGGGCCGAGGCCGATCAACGTCAGGCGCTGTGGCCACGCCTGACCCGCGAATGCGACCGCCTGGAAGACCTGATCAGCGAGATCCTGACCTTGGCCCGGGTCGATGCCGAGCAGGCCCATGCCGAACCTGTCGACCTCAATGCCTTGCTGGGCAGCGTACGCAAGGATGCCCAGCTCAGTGCACCGGAGCAGGAAGTGAGGCTGGAGGCCCAGCCTGGCCTGACCCTGCAGGGCTGGCCGACACTGATCGAGCGGGCGGTGGACAATCTGCTGCGCAATGCCTTGCGCTTCAACCCACAGGGGCAGCCGATCGAGGTGCGCGGCGGGCGTGAGCAGGATCGGATCGTGGTGAGCGTGCGCGACCATGGGCCGGGGGTGGCAGCGGAGCATCTGGCGCAGCTGGGCGAGCCGTTCTTCAGGGCACCGGGACAGGATGCGGCTGGCCATGGACTAGGGCTGGCGATTGCGCGCAAGGCGGCGGAGCGCCACGGCGGCAGCCTGGTCCTGGAAAATCATCCGCAGGGTGGTTTTGTAGCGCGGCTGGAGTTGCCTGTGAGGGTTACGACCATTTGA
- a CDS encoding Spy/CpxP family protein refolding chaperone, producing MRKTLIALMFAAALPTVAMAMPEGGPRHDGPHHRGDAPFAQLDLSRDQRQQIGKLMGEQMKQRRDITERYLSKLPAADQKAMKDELKASHDKTDTQVRALLKPDQQKKFDELQKEREARKAEWKEFQAWKAEKAGKAQ from the coding sequence ATGCGCAAGACCCTTATCGCCCTGATGTTCGCCGCCGCCCTGCCGACTGTGGCCATGGCCATGCCTGAAGGCGGCCCGCGCCATGACGGCCCGCATCATCGCGGTGACGCGCCTTTCGCCCAACTGGACCTGAGCCGCGACCAGCGCCAACAGATCGGCAAGCTGATGGGCGAACAGATGAAGCAACGCCGCGACATCACCGAGCGCTACCTGTCCAAGCTGCCGGCCGCCGACCAGAAAGCCATGAAAGACGAGCTCAAGGCCAGCCACGACAAGACCGACACCCAGGTCCGCGCGCTGCTCAAGCCTGACCAGCAGAAGAAGTTCGACGAACTGCAGAAAGAGCGTGAAGCACGCAAGGCCGAATGGAAGGAATTCCAGGCCTGGAAAGCTGAAAAAGCCGGCAAGGCCCAGTAA
- a CDS encoding response regulator transcription factor yields the protein MSELLLIDDDQELCELLGSWLTQEGFAVRACHDGQSARQALAEHAPAAVVLDVMLPDGSGLELLKQLRSEHADLPVLMLSARGEPLDRILGLELGADDYLAKPCDPRELTARLRAVLRRSHPTATTTQVEIGDLAFSPVRGVVSIDGREMSLTLSESRILEALLRQPGEPLDKQELAQIGLGRKLTLYDRSLDMHVSNLRKKIGPHADGRPRIVALRSRGYYYSL from the coding sequence ATGAGCGAGCTGTTACTGATTGATGATGACCAGGAACTCTGCGAGCTGCTCGGCAGCTGGCTGACCCAGGAAGGTTTTGCCGTGCGCGCCTGCCACGATGGCCAAAGCGCCCGCCAGGCCCTGGCCGAGCACGCTCCGGCAGCGGTGGTACTGGATGTGATGCTGCCCGACGGCAGTGGCCTGGAATTGCTCAAGCAGCTACGCAGCGAGCATGCCGACCTGCCGGTGCTGATGCTCTCGGCCCGCGGCGAGCCCCTGGACCGTATCCTCGGCCTGGAACTGGGCGCCGACGACTACCTGGCCAAGCCCTGCGACCCTCGTGAACTCACCGCTCGCTTGCGTGCCGTGCTGCGCCGCAGCCACCCGACCGCCACCACCACACAAGTCGAGATCGGCGACCTGGCCTTCAGCCCGGTCCGTGGCGTGGTCAGCATCGATGGCCGGGAAATGAGCCTGACCCTGTCCGAAAGCCGCATTCTCGAAGCCCTGCTGCGCCAACCGGGTGAGCCGCTGGACAAGCAGGAACTGGCGCAGATCGGCCTGGGCCGCAAGCTGACCCTGTACGACCGCAGCCTGGACATGCACGTGAGCAACCTGCGCAAGAAGATCGGCCCGCACGCCGATGGTCGCCCGCGCATCGTCGCCCTGCGCAGCCGCGGTTATTACTACAGTCTGTAA
- a CDS encoding YciI family protein, giving the protein MLYAIIASDVANSLEKRLAARPAHIERLQQLKAEGRVVLAGPHPAIDSNDPGEAGFSGSLIVAEFDSLAAAKAWADADPYIAAGVYDKVIVKPFKQVLP; this is encoded by the coding sequence ATGCTCTACGCCATCATCGCCAGCGACGTCGCGAACTCCCTGGAAAAACGCCTGGCCGCCCGCCCGGCGCACATCGAGCGACTGCAACAGCTCAAGGCCGAAGGCCGCGTGGTACTGGCCGGTCCGCACCCGGCCATCGACAGCAACGACCCAGGCGAAGCTGGTTTCAGCGGCAGCCTGATCGTCGCCGAGTTCGATTCGCTGGCCGCCGCCAAGGCCTGGGCCGATGCCGATCCGTACATTGCTGCAGGCGTGTATGACAAGGTCATCGTCAAGCCTTTCAAGCAAGTCTTGCCATAA
- a CDS encoding septation protein A, whose translation MKQFIDFIPLLLFFIVYKLDPRPLEVAGHSFEFGGIYSATAMLIVSSVLVYGALFLRQRKLEKGQWLTLIACLVFGGLTLTFHSETFLKWKAPVVNWLFALGFAGSHFIGDRVLIKRIMGHALTLPDAVWTRLNLAWIAFFIFCGAANLFVAFTFQAFWVDFKVFGSLGMTVIFLVAQGVYLSRHLHDDPSTSKTKD comes from the coding sequence GTGAAACAATTCATCGATTTCATCCCGCTGCTGCTGTTCTTCATTGTCTACAAGCTCGACCCACGCCCCCTGGAAGTCGCCGGCCACAGCTTCGAGTTCGGCGGCATCTACAGCGCCACGGCAATGCTGATCGTCAGCTCGGTGCTGGTATACGGCGCGCTGTTCCTGCGCCAGCGCAAGCTGGAAAAGGGCCAGTGGCTGACGTTGATCGCCTGCCTGGTGTTCGGCGGCCTGACCTTGACCTTCCACAGCGAGACCTTCCTCAAATGGAAAGCACCGGTGGTCAACTGGCTGTTCGCCCTGGGCTTTGCCGGCAGCCACTTCATCGGTGACCGGGTGCTGATCAAGCGCATCATGGGCCATGCCCTGACCCTGCCCGATGCGGTGTGGACGCGCCTGAACCTGGCGTGGATCGCCTTCTTCATCTTCTGCGGCGCGGCGAACCTGTTCGTCGCCTTCACCTTCCAGGCCTTCTGGGTCGACTTCAAGGTGTTCGGCAGCCTGGGCATGACCGTGATCTTCCTGGTGGCGCAGGGTGTTTACCTGTCGCGCCACCTGCACGATGACCCTTCCACCTCCAAGACCAAGGATTGA
- a CDS encoding PHP domain-containing protein: MNVDLHCHSTASDGALSPTVLVARAHEHGVQTLALTDHDTLEGLAEARQACAERGMRWVSGVELSCTWGGATIHVLGYDFPLDAAPLAEAIEALHRGRWLRAEEIDKRLAAKGMPGTLEGARAVQQALGDSGNAPARPHFAEYLVRAGHVKDRGEAFRKWLGAGKLGDVKLHWPTLEETVATLRQSNAWVSLAHPMHYDLTRSKRRRLIADYIQAGGQALEVVNGMMPAEQVGTMSILTREFGLLASAGSDFHGPGTWGEIGAYRPLPEDLPPLWRRFSHEQPLAV, encoded by the coding sequence ATGAATGTTGATCTGCACTGTCACAGCACGGCCTCCGATGGCGCCCTGTCGCCCACGGTCCTGGTCGCCCGGGCCCATGAGCATGGGGTGCAGACGTTGGCCCTGACCGACCACGATACCCTCGAAGGCCTGGCAGAGGCGCGCCAGGCCTGTGCCGAGCGAGGCATGCGCTGGGTCAGTGGGGTAGAGCTGTCGTGCACCTGGGGTGGCGCGACCATCCATGTGCTGGGTTACGACTTCCCGCTCGACGCCGCGCCGCTGGCCGAGGCCATCGAGGCCTTGCACCGTGGCCGCTGGCTGCGCGCCGAAGAAATCGACAAACGGCTGGCCGCCAAGGGCATGCCTGGCACGCTCGAGGGCGCCCGCGCCGTGCAGCAGGCGCTGGGCGACAGTGGCAACGCACCGGCTCGCCCGCATTTCGCCGAGTACCTGGTGCGTGCAGGCCACGTCAAGGACCGTGGCGAGGCGTTTCGCAAGTGGCTGGGGGCGGGCAAGCTGGGCGACGTCAAGCTGCACTGGCCAACTCTGGAAGAAACTGTCGCCACCTTGCGTCAGTCCAACGCGTGGGTGAGCCTGGCCCATCCCATGCACTACGATCTGACGCGCAGCAAGCGCAGGCGGCTGATTGCCGACTATATTCAGGCAGGCGGGCAGGCACTTGAAGTGGTCAACGGAATGATGCCGGCCGAGCAGGTGGGCACGATGTCCATCCTCACCCGTGAGTTCGGCCTGCTGGCAAGCGCTGGCAGCGATTTCCACGGCCCCGGCACCTGGGGCGAGATCGGTGCCTACCGGCCATTGCCCGAGGACTTGCCACCTCTGTGGCGCCGATTCAGCCATGAACAGCCTTTGGCGGTATGA
- a CDS encoding L-threonylcarbamoyladenylate synthase: MSQFFQIHPENPQPRLIRQAVEIIRRGGVVVYPTDSAYALGCQIGDKAAVERVRRLRGLDKTHNFTLMCCDMSQLGLYAKVDTGTFRLLKAHVPGPYTFILNGTREVPRLLLHEKRRTIGLRVPDHAITLALLAELGEPLMSVSLILPGDSEPMTDPYEIRERLEHHVDLVIDGGFGDLKASTIIDLSGDEPELIREGCGDPTPFLGTV; encoded by the coding sequence GTGAGCCAATTTTTCCAAATTCATCCGGAGAACCCGCAGCCGCGGCTGATCCGCCAGGCGGTGGAGATCATCCGCAGGGGCGGTGTGGTGGTGTACCCCACCGACTCGGCCTACGCCCTGGGTTGCCAGATTGGCGACAAGGCAGCGGTCGAGCGGGTGCGGCGCCTGCGTGGGCTGGACAAAACGCACAACTTCACCCTGATGTGCTGCGACATGTCGCAGCTGGGGCTGTATGCCAAGGTCGACACTGGCACCTTCCGCTTGCTCAAGGCGCATGTGCCCGGCCCGTACACTTTCATTCTCAACGGCACCCGCGAAGTGCCGCGCCTGTTGCTGCACGAAAAGCGCCGCACCATCGGCCTGCGTGTGCCGGACCATGCGATCACCCTGGCGTTGCTGGCTGAGCTGGGCGAGCCGCTGATGAGCGTGAGCCTGATTCTGCCGGGCGACAGCGAGCCGATGACCGACCCCTACGAGATCCGCGAACGCCTGGAACACCATGTCGACCTGGTCATCGACGGCGGGTTCGGCGACCTCAAGGCCTCGACCATCATCGACTTGTCCGGCGACGAGCCTGAGCTGATCCGTGAAGGTTGCGGCGACCCCACGCCCTTCCTGGGCACCGTGTGA
- a CDS encoding ScpA family protein: MEVILEAFEGPLDLLLYLIRKQNIDILDIPVAEITRQYMGYVELMKSVRLELAAEYLVMAAMLAEIKSRMLLPRSAEVEEEEGDPRAELIRRLQEYERFKAAAEGIDELPRVGRDVVVPRLEAPQAKVRKLLPQVSLEELLVSMAEVMRRNDLFESHQITRETLSTRERMGDVLERLKGGGFVPFVELFGAEEGKLGVVVTFMAILELVKESLIELVQNEPFAPIHVRLRAESVEETDEPE; the protein is encoded by the coding sequence CTGGAAGTCATCCTTGAAGCCTTCGAAGGCCCGCTGGACCTGCTGCTGTACCTGATCCGCAAGCAGAACATCGACATCCTCGACATCCCCGTGGCGGAGATCACCCGCCAGTACATGGGTTACGTCGAACTGATGAAGAGCGTGCGCCTGGAACTGGCCGCCGAATACCTGGTGATGGCCGCGATGCTGGCCGAGATCAAGTCGCGCATGTTGTTGCCGCGCTCGGCCGAGGTCGAGGAAGAAGAGGGCGACCCGCGTGCCGAACTGATTCGCCGGCTGCAGGAGTATGAGCGTTTCAAGGCGGCCGCCGAGGGCATCGATGAGCTGCCGCGGGTCGGCCGTGACGTCGTCGTGCCGCGTCTGGAGGCGCCGCAGGCCAAGGTGCGCAAGCTGCTACCGCAGGTCAGCCTGGAGGAGCTGCTGGTGTCCATGGCCGAAGTCATGCGCCGCAACGACTTGTTCGAGAGCCACCAAATCACCCGCGAGACCCTGTCGACCCGCGAGCGCATGGGCGATGTGCTGGAGCGCCTGAAAGGCGGTGGTTTTGTGCCCTTCGTCGAGCTGTTTGGCGCCGAGGAAGGCAAGTTGGGCGTGGTGGTGACCTTCATGGCGATTCTCGAACTGGTCAAGGAATCGCTGATCGAACTGGTGCAGAATGAGCCTTTTGCGCCCATCCATGTGCGGCTTCGCGCCGAGTCTGTCGAAGAAACCGATGAACCTGAATGA
- the scpB gene encoding SMC-Scp complex subunit ScpB encodes MNLNDPRDLASLIEAFLLASGKPQSLERLYELLEEAERPEPKVFKKALELLGKSCAGRAFELKEVASGYRLQIREDYAPWVGRLWEERPQRYSRALLETMALIAYRQPITRGEIEDVRGVAVNSNIIKTLMEREWIRVVGYREVPGRPAMFATTKAFLDHFNLKSLDELPALAELREMEPEPLPDPDDAPVPAHLQALADASLGEEEEIGEPKEETSFRSLLVELDAMEEGLKTDFDDLREDEPEVPVEEEGKTQP; translated from the coding sequence ATGAACCTGAATGACCCCCGCGACCTGGCGTCGCTGATCGAGGCGTTTCTGCTCGCCTCGGGTAAACCGCAGTCCTTGGAGCGCCTGTACGAATTGCTTGAAGAGGCCGAGCGCCCCGAGCCCAAGGTGTTCAAGAAAGCCCTGGAATTGCTAGGCAAGTCCTGTGCGGGCCGGGCGTTCGAGCTCAAAGAGGTGGCCAGCGGCTACCGCCTGCAGATCCGTGAGGACTACGCGCCCTGGGTAGGCCGCTTGTGGGAAGAGCGCCCGCAGCGTTATTCCCGTGCGCTGCTGGAAACCATGGCCTTGATCGCCTACCGCCAGCCGATCACCCGTGGCGAGATCGAGGATGTGCGTGGCGTGGCGGTCAACAGCAACATCATCAAGACCCTGATGGAGCGCGAGTGGATCCGTGTGGTCGGCTACCGCGAGGTGCCAGGCCGGCCGGCGATGTTCGCCACCACCAAGGCGTTTCTCGACCACTTCAACCTCAAGAGCCTGGACGAGCTGCCAGCCCTGGCCGAATTGCGGGAAATGGAGCCAGAGCCGTTGCCCGACCCGGATGATGCGCCGGTGCCGGCGCACCTGCAGGCGTTGGCCGATGCCAGCCTGGGTGAGGAGGAAGAGATCGGCGAGCCGAAGGAGGAGACCAGTTTCCGCAGCTTGCTGGTGGAGCTGGATGCCATGGAAGAGGGCTTGAAGACCGATTTCGATGATTTGCGCGAAGATGAGCCTGAGGTTCCGGTGGAAGAAGAGGGCAAGACACAGCCTTGA
- the rluB gene encoding 23S rRNA pseudouridine(2605) synthase RluB — MSEQDLQSTEMTPPAGEKLQKVLARIGVGSRRDVEAWISQGRIKVNGVEATLGQRVDLHDAIAVDGKLIKREEAAEATRRVIMYNKPDGEICTRDDPEGRPTVFDRLPRPKEGRWINIGRLDINTTGLLLFTTDGELANRLMHPSYEMDREYAVRVRGEVDDEMIERLKAGVMLEDGPAKFTDIQKAPGGEGFNHWYHCVVMEGRNREVRRLWESQGMVVSRLKRVRFGPVFLNSDLPMGRWREMSQGEIDILAAEVGLQPVALPAMNLKAKDKMERMQRKSSRPMGRGERVRNLRPAHEGGAAAERPARQPREEAPRKSRGSTVAERPSDMRKRPGKPGTDKPAGRGRGKPRD, encoded by the coding sequence ATGAGTGAGCAAGACCTGCAATCTACCGAAATGACCCCGCCAGCCGGCGAAAAGCTGCAGAAAGTGCTGGCGCGCATCGGCGTGGGCTCGCGCCGCGACGTCGAAGCCTGGATCAGCCAGGGCCGCATCAAGGTCAACGGCGTCGAGGCCACCCTCGGCCAGCGTGTCGACCTGCATGACGCCATCGCCGTCGACGGCAAGCTGATCAAGCGCGAAGAGGCCGCCGAGGCCACTCGCCGGGTGATCATGTACAACAAGCCTGATGGCGAGATCTGCACCCGTGACGACCCGGAAGGCCGCCCGACTGTGTTCGATCGCCTGCCGCGCCCGAAAGAGGGCCGCTGGATCAACATCGGCCGCCTCGACATCAACACCACCGGCCTGCTGCTGTTCACCACCGACGGTGAGCTGGCCAACCGCCTGATGCACCCGTCCTACGAGATGGACCGCGAGTACGCGGTGCGTGTGCGTGGCGAAGTCGACGACGAGATGATCGAGCGCCTGAAGGCGGGCGTGATGCTCGAAGACGGCCCGGCCAAGTTCACCGACATCCAGAAGGCGCCCGGTGGCGAGGGCTTCAACCACTGGTATCACTGCGTGGTGATGGAAGGTCGCAACCGCGAAGTACGTCGCCTGTGGGAATCCCAGGGCATGGTGGTCAGCCGCCTGAAGCGCGTGCGCTTCGGTCCGGTGTTCCTCAACTCCGACCTGCCGATGGGCCGCTGGCGTGAAATGAGCCAGGGCGAGATCGACATCCTGGCCGCCGAAGTGGGCCTGCAGCCGGTAGCGCTGCCTGCCATGAACCTCAAGGCCAAGGACAAGATGGAGCGCATGCAGCGCAAGTCGTCCCGCCCGATGGGCCGTGGCGAGCGCGTACGCAATTTGCGCCCGGCACACGAGGGCGGTGCTGCTGCCGAGCGCCCAGCACGCCAGCCGCGTGAGGAAGCACCACGCAAGAGCCGTGGCAGCACCGTTGCCGAGCGCCCAAGCGATATGCGCAAGCGCCCAGGCAAGCCTGGCACTGACAAGCCGGCAGGTCGCGGTCGCGGCAAACCGCGCGACTGA
- a CDS encoding amino acid permease: protein MSGQNMHSGELKRGLKNRHIQLIALGGAIGTGLFLGSAGVMKSAGPSMILGYAICGFIAFMIMRQLGEMIVEEPVAGSFSHFAHKYWGGFAGFLSGWNCWVLYILVGMSELSAVGKYVHYWWPEIPTWVTAAGFFLLINAINLMNVKFFGEAEFWFAIIKVAAIVGMIGLGAYLLTSGSGGPEASVTNLWAHGGFFPHGVSGLVMALAFIMFSFGGLEMLGFTAAEADKPKTVIPKAINQVIYRILIFYVGALVVLLSLTPWDSLVASIDASGGSYGSSPFVQVFSLLGSDVAANLLNFVVLTAALSVYNSGTYCNARMLLGMAEQGDAPAALAKVDKRGVPVRSILVSAAVTLIAVLLNYLMPQNALELLMSLVVATLVINWAMISYSHLKFRQHLDRTGQKPLFKALWYPYGNYLVLAFVVLILGIMLMIPGIQVSVYAIPVWLLAMLLAYLLKGKRRSQANGAAGTVAK from the coding sequence ATGAGTGGACAAAACATGCATTCAGGCGAGCTCAAGCGGGGCCTGAAGAACCGCCATATCCAGTTGATCGCCTTGGGTGGTGCGATTGGTACCGGCCTGTTCCTCGGCTCGGCAGGCGTGATGAAATCCGCCGGCCCGTCGATGATCCTCGGCTACGCCATCTGCGGCTTCATCGCTTTCATGATCATGCGCCAGCTTGGCGAGATGATCGTCGAAGAGCCGGTGGCCGGCTCGTTCAGCCACTTTGCCCATAAGTACTGGGGCGGTTTCGCCGGATTCCTGTCAGGCTGGAACTGCTGGGTGCTGTACATCCTGGTGGGCATGTCGGAGCTTTCGGCGGTCGGCAAGTACGTTCATTACTGGTGGCCGGAGATCCCGACCTGGGTCACGGCGGCAGGCTTCTTCCTGCTGATCAACGCCATCAACCTGATGAACGTGAAATTCTTCGGTGAGGCCGAGTTCTGGTTCGCCATCATCAAGGTCGCCGCCATCGTCGGCATGATCGGCCTGGGTGCCTACCTGCTGACCAGCGGCAGCGGCGGCCCGGAAGCCTCGGTCACCAACCTGTGGGCCCATGGCGGCTTCTTCCCGCATGGTGTCAGCGGGCTGGTCATGGCCTTGGCCTTCATCATGTTCTCCTTCGGTGGCCTGGAAATGCTCGGCTTCACCGCAGCCGAGGCCGACAAGCCGAAGACCGTGATCCCCAAGGCGATCAACCAGGTCATCTACCGCATCCTGATCTTCTATGTCGGTGCCCTGGTCGTGCTGCTGTCGCTGACCCCATGGGATAGCCTGGTCGCCAGCATCGATGCCTCCGGCGGCAGCTACGGCAGCAGCCCGTTCGTCCAGGTGTTCTCGCTGCTGGGCAGTGATGTAGCAGCCAACCTGCTGAACTTCGTGGTACTGACCGCTGCGCTGTCGGTGTACAACAGCGGTACCTATTGCAATGCGCGCATGCTGCTGGGCATGGCCGAGCAGGGTGATGCCCCGGCAGCGCTGGCCAAGGTCGACAAGCGTGGTGTACCGGTGCGTTCGATCCTGGTATCGGCAGCCGTGACCCTGATCGCGGTGCTGCTCAACTACCTGATGCCGCAAAACGCGCTGGAGTTGCTGATGTCGCTGGTGGTCGCCACCCTGGTGATCAACTGGGCGATGATCAGCTACTCGCACCTGAAGTTCCGCCAGCACCTCGACCGCACCGGCCAGAAGCCGCTGTTCAAGGCGCTGTGGTACCCGTATGGCAACTACCTGGTACTGGCCTTCGTGGTGCTGATCCTGGGTATCATGCTGATGATTCCGGGTATCCAGGTGTCGGTGTATGCGATTCCGGTTTGGCTGCTGGCGATGCTGCTGGCCTACCTGCTGAAGGGTAAACGCCGGTCGCAGGCCAATGGCGCTGCCGGTACCGTGGCCAAGTAA
- a CDS encoding LysR substrate-binding domain-containing protein, whose protein sequence is MNYRHLTPSMSLLLAFEAAARHESYTRAAAELSLTQSAVSRQVQALEQQLGLTLFRREGRQVLLTDVGRLYQRELSEALGRIRSATLQALAYQSGVGTLRLATLPTFGSKWLLPRLHAFYNAHPGMLVHIHSRIEAINFDTSEIDAAIGVASHDLPGLVCHRLHAEELVVILPPQARTEAHGWPPARISEEVLLNVANNPHAWGEWFSHHGLAHRAMRLGPSFELTSHLIQAVRAGIGIGLVPRILVEEELAKGELFSPGAAFASQRSYYLIYPPRNEALPSLRAFRSWLLEQI, encoded by the coding sequence ATGAATTACCGCCACCTCACCCCCTCCATGTCACTGCTGCTGGCTTTCGAGGCCGCTGCCCGGCATGAAAGCTACACCCGCGCCGCCGCCGAGCTGTCTCTGACCCAGAGCGCGGTCAGCCGGCAGGTGCAAGCGCTGGAGCAGCAACTGGGCTTGACCCTGTTCCGCCGCGAAGGTCGCCAGGTACTGCTGACCGATGTCGGCCGGCTGTACCAGCGCGAGCTGAGCGAAGCCCTGGGGCGCATCCGCAGCGCCACCCTGCAGGCGCTGGCCTACCAGTCCGGGGTCGGCACCCTGCGCCTGGCCACCCTGCCCACCTTCGGCTCCAAGTGGCTGCTGCCGCGCCTGCATGCGTTCTACAACGCCCACCCGGGCATGCTGGTACACATTCATTCACGGATCGAAGCCATCAACTTCGACACCAGCGAGATAGACGCCGCCATCGGCGTGGCCAGCCATGACCTGCCAGGGTTGGTCTGCCATCGCCTGCATGCCGAGGAGCTGGTGGTGATCCTGCCGCCGCAGGCGCGTACCGAAGCCCACGGCTGGCCGCCAGCACGCATCAGCGAAGAGGTGCTGCTCAACGTCGCCAACAACCCCCATGCCTGGGGCGAATGGTTCTCGCACCATGGCCTGGCGCACCGGGCAATGCGCCTGGGGCCGAGCTTCGAATTGACCTCTCACCTGATCCAGGCAGTGAGGGCCGGGATTGGTATCGGGCTGGTTCCGCGGATTCTGGTGGAAGAAGAACTGGCCAAGGGCGAGTTGTTCAGCCCAGGGGCGGCGTTTGCCAGTCAGCGCAGTTATTACCTGATCTATCCGCCCAGGAACGAGGCGCTGCCTTCGCTGCGGGCGTTTCGCAGCTGGTTGCTGGAGCAGATCTGA